One region of Fusobacterium perfoetens genomic DNA includes:
- a CDS encoding M20 family metallopeptidase — protein MMIKELAEKNKDYVIKIRRELHMNPGLSWEEFEASRIIKRELEKMGIPFKECAGTGVVVDIKGEHEGKCILLRADMDALPVKECTEVNYKSQKDGVMHACGHDGHVAQLLGAVKILNENRDKIKGTVRCVFQPAEEIGQGADKMIEEGVLEGVDGAFAIHLWSDVPVGKVSVEAGPRMASADNFEIKIIGKGGHGSLPQQCVDPVVTASAFVMNLQSLVSRETNPNDSLVITVGKLQAGTTANVIPGYAVVEGTARCFNPELRKDIPKKIERILKGTAEMYRAEYEMKYMFYPAPVINDEKCAGIAKESVRKLLGENGFYSLEKLTTAEDFSAYSTRVPGVLAFVGVKNPEKQCMYPHHHAKFNMDEDGFAIGTALYVQYALDFLNN, from the coding sequence ATAATGATAAAAGAATTAGCAGAAAAGAATAAAGATTATGTCATAAAAATAAGAAGAGAGCTTCATATGAATCCAGGTCTTAGTTGGGAAGAATTTGAAGCTTCAAGAATAATAAAAAGAGAACTTGAAAAAATGGGGATACCATTTAAAGAATGTGCAGGAACAGGAGTTGTAGTAGATATAAAAGGAGAGCATGAAGGAAAATGTATTCTTTTAAGAGCAGATATGGATGCTCTGCCTGTAAAAGAATGTACAGAAGTAAATTATAAATCACAAAAAGATGGGGTAATGCATGCTTGTGGTCACGATGGACATGTGGCTCAGTTACTTGGTGCTGTAAAAATTTTAAATGAAAACAGAGATAAAATAAAAGGAACTGTAAGATGCGTATTTCAGCCTGCTGAAGAAATTGGGCAAGGAGCAGATAAGATGATAGAAGAGGGAGTTCTTGAAGGAGTAGATGGAGCTTTCGCAATTCATCTATGGTCAGATGTTCCTGTTGGAAAAGTTTCAGTTGAAGCAGGGCCAAGAATGGCATCAGCAGATAATTTTGAAATAAAAATAATAGGTAAAGGGGGACACGGTTCACTTCCTCAGCAATGTGTTGATCCAGTTGTTACAGCTTCGGCTTTTGTAATGAATCTTCAAAGCCTTGTAAGCAGAGAGACAAATCCAAATGACTCTTTAGTAATAACAGTTGGAAAACTTCAGGCAGGAACAACTGCTAATGTAATTCCAGGTTATGCTGTGGTAGAGGGAACAGCAAGATGTTTTAATCCTGAGCTTAGAAAAGATATTCCTAAGAAAATAGAAAGAATTTTAAAAGGAACAGCAGAAATGTATAGAGCTGAATATGAAATGAAATATATGTTTTATCCAGCTCCAGTAATAAATGATGAAAAATGTGCAGGAATTGCAAAAGAAAGTGTAAGAAAACTTCTTGGAGAAAATGGATTTTATTCTTTAGAAAAACTTACAACAGCAGAAGACTTCTCTGCATATTCAACAAGAGTTCCAGGAGTGCTGGCATTTGTAGGAGTAAAAAATCCAGAAAAACAATGTATGTATCCTCATCATCATGCTAAATTTAATATGGATGAAGATGGATTTGCCATTGGAACAGCATTGTATGTTCAATATGCTTTAGATTTTTTAAATAACTAA
- a CDS encoding YfcC family protein: MKEKKKGIKINAFCLLFCVIIICALASYVITPGTFDRQIVDGRTVVVPGSYHVIEKAALSPLAIFNAIPNGIIGAANMVVLILLVGGSIEVYNKSGAINAGIGKLVKSVGSKGGPLVITVFFAVFAILGGFLGWIEVCIPFAPLIIPILLALGYDTIVAVSILVLGLMVGFAIGPTNIYTVGIAHQVSQLPIFSGIKLRLIAYFVFTGITLIYILMYAAKIKKDPEKSYMKGIDVSDLNVDLSKNAEITKSQSIALIILVLTFVVSVYGMLKLKWSIVDMTGVFLLSGIIAGFVTKMSASDIADSFIEGSKGAMGGAMIVGVARGVQWILEQGGIIDPIINGLSQLLDGLPPIGSAIGVFIVVSLLNALVPSGSGKAMALMPILMPLAELIGITRQTMILAYQFGDGISNIFWFTYGGLLIFLSYGKIPLARWYKFVMPLIAVMIVLAIIFLSIAVKIGYGPA; encoded by the coding sequence ATGAAAGAAAAGAAAAAAGGGATAAAGATTAATGCCTTTTGTTTGTTATTTTGTGTTATTATTATTTGTGCTTTAGCATCATATGTTATTACACCTGGAACATTTGATCGTCAAATTGTTGATGGAAGAACTGTTGTTGTTCCTGGAAGTTATCATGTTATAGAAAAAGCGGCATTATCTCCGCTTGCTATATTCAATGCTATTCCAAATGGAATAATTGGTGCAGCAAATATGGTTGTTCTTATTTTATTAGTTGGTGGATCAATAGAGGTTTACAATAAATCTGGAGCAATAAATGCTGGAATAGGTAAGTTAGTAAAATCAGTTGGTTCAAAAGGTGGACCTTTAGTTATAACAGTATTCTTTGCAGTTTTTGCTATTTTAGGTGGATTTCTTGGTTGGATAGAAGTTTGTATTCCTTTTGCTCCGTTAATTATTCCTATACTTTTAGCATTAGGATATGACACTATTGTGGCTGTTTCAATTCTTGTTTTAGGTCTTATGGTTGGATTTGCAATAGGACCAACAAATATTTATACAGTTGGAATAGCACATCAGGTATCTCAGCTTCCAATATTTTCAGGAATAAAATTAAGACTTATAGCTTATTTTGTCTTTACAGGAATAACACTTATATATATTTTAATGTATGCTGCAAAAATAAAAAAAGATCCTGAAAAAAGTTATATGAAAGGAATAGATGTTTCTGATTTAAATGTAGACCTTTCAAAAAATGCAGAAATAACAAAAAGTCAGTCTATAGCACTTATAATTCTAGTTTTAACTTTTGTAGTTTCAGTTTATGGAATGCTTAAATTAAAATGGTCAATAGTTGATATGACAGGAGTATTTTTACTTAGTGGAATTATTGCAGGATTTGTTACTAAGATGAGTGCTTCTGATATTGCAGATAGTTTTATAGAAGGTTCAAAAGGAGCAATGGGAGGAGCAATGATAGTTGGTGTTGCTCGTGGAGTTCAATGGATTTTGGAACAAGGAGGAATTATTGATCCGATAATCAATGGATTATCACAGCTTCTTGATGGGCTTCCACCAATAGGATCAGCAATCGGTGTATTTATAGTAGTATCACTTTTAAATGCTTTAGTTCCATCAGGAAGTGGAAAAGCAATGGCTCTTATGCCTATTTTAATGCCACTTGCAGAGCTTATCGGAATTACTCGTCAAACAATGATACTTGCTTATCAGTTTGGAGATGGAATTTCAAATATATTCTGGTTTACATATGGAGGACTTTTAATATTCCTTTCTTATGGAAAGATTCCTCTTGCTCGTTGGTATAAATTTGTAATGCCATTGATTGCAGTAATGATTGTTTTAGCAATAATATTCTTATCTATTGCAGTAAAAATAGGATATGGTCCAGCATAA